In Nitrososphaerales archaeon, a genomic segment contains:
- a CDS encoding transposase produces MALFLFYHTYHLHLHNFQAYSPDARWGFSRSKGWVFGYKLHIACSTGSLIVLLSADFSTANVSDNTMYESVTTSLPEGVRYAVADEGYDDHALYEFSKNMNLELVCPITRYEHTDGERLELLHFYDSELGQCVYAWRSKSVEPLI; encoded by the coding sequence ATTGCTCTCTTTCTCTTCTATCATACCTATCACCTCCACTTACACAATTTTCAAGCTTACTCCCCAGATGCAAGATGGGGATTCTCAAGAAGCAAGGGATGGGTATTTGGATACAAACTGCATATAGCATGTAGCACTGGTTCATTGATAGTTCTATTATCTGCCGATTTTAGTACAGCGAATGTCTCTGATAATACTATGTATGAAAGCGTAACAACATCGTTGCCAGAAGGGGTAAGGTATGCTGTTGCAGATGAGGGATATGATGACCATGCACTGTATGAGTTCAGCAAAAACATGAATCTTGAGCTCGTGTGTCCAATAACAAGGTACGAGCATACAGATGGTGAAAGGCTTGAACTATTACACTTTTACGATTCTGAACTGGGGCAGTGCGTATATGCATGGAGGAGCAAGTCTGTTGAACCATTGATATAG